In one window of Porites lutea chromosome 8, jaPorLute2.1, whole genome shotgun sequence DNA:
- the LOC140945917 gene encoding potassium channel subfamily K member 9-like, which translates to MKTQNLRTILLTICSLSYLLVGAAIFSALEFDYDQEMQKSMKKIHKTLVKKYNISEEDVKLWLKYLDNKANIDADLYQWSFAGSVYFATTVITTIGYGHTVPKTDRGKIFCMIYAAVGIPLALTMFQAIGERLNTFLAHMFRRVKKKFGMKNTEVSNTANMVVLFGLFCMVVTVCSGAFIFSHYEKWTYFQSLYYCFITVTTIGFGDYVALQDPQRFNDTYVGISLLFIFFGLTIVGSVMNQLALRLLTASQTKEPTEQLIHEGPRCDKCASFRSIHNFEQFEPYLDNSSTLLKNFEEEISFTTYKGLHRKRASI; encoded by the exons ATGAAGACCCAGAATTTACGCACGATCTTGCTAACGATTTGTTCCCTGTCTTATCTGCTTGTCGGGGCGGCTATTTTTAGTGCTCTTGAATTTGACTACGATCAGGAAATGCAGAAAAGTATGAAAAAGATCCACAAGACGCTTGTAAAGAAGTACAACATTAGTGAGGAGGATGTGAAATTGTGGCTTAAATACCTGGACAATAAGGCGAATATCGACGCGGATCTTTATCAGTGGAGCTTTGCCGGTTCGGTGTATTTTGCTACCACGGTTATTACAACTATAG GTTATGGCCACACTGTCCCCAAAACAGACCgtggaaaaatattttgtatgaTATACGCGGCGGTGGGGATCCCTCTCGCACTTACGATGTTTCAAGCTATCGGCGAGCGTCTTAATACCTTCCTAGCGCATATGTTTCGTCGGGTGAAGAAAAAATTTGGGATGAAAAACACTGAAGTTTCGAACACAGCAAACATGGTGGTTCTGTTCGGATTGTTTTGTATGGTTGTTACCGTTTGTTCGGGCGCTTTCATATTCTCACATTACGAAAAGTGGACGTATTTTCAATCACTCTACTATTGCTTCATAACCGTAACAACCATCGGTTTTGGAGACTATGTGGCGTTGCAAGACCCTCAACGATTCAACGACACCTACGTGGGTATATCCCTTCTTTTTATCTTCTTTGGTTTAACTATCGTAGGATCAGTGATGAACCAGTTAGCATTGAGACTATTAACTGCTAGCCAAACCAAAGAACCTACAGAGCAACTTATCCACGAGGGGCCTCGGTGCGACAAGTGCGCGTCGTTCCGCTCTATCCACAACTTTGAACAATTCGAGCCGTATTTGGATAATTCGTCCACGTTACTTAAGAACTTCGAAGAAGAAATTTCGTTTACGACGTACAAGGGATTACACAGAAAACGGGCGTCAATTTGA